One region of Chanodichthys erythropterus isolate Z2021 chromosome 17, ASM2448905v1, whole genome shotgun sequence genomic DNA includes:
- the bloc1s3 gene encoding biogenesis of lysosome-related organelles complex 1 subunit 3 isoform X3: protein MTWGCAIMASNKFQIVVQGEASETDSDDEVYITSAPPVLALSSSSSSGMKVAGEAPETDSEDEEERARRLASESQQQMLRKDLPPLIVIRNTPATVCGQEDSLSPVSRPESGRFNTLLQQKLQESNARLCTDVNQSLKQVYQNAARDIRQATAHLNNSQTSIINASHSIRLILEDLKSVSEKIDIITSCHLLPDITMPNPVSGQS, encoded by the exons atgacatgggg GTGTGCAATAATGGCAAGCAACAAATTTCAAATTGTGGTACAGGGAGAAGCATCAGAAACTGATTCGGATGATGAAGTGTACATCACCTCTGCCCCTCCTGTCCTTGcgttatcatcatcatcatcatcagggATGAAGGTGGCAGGAGAGGCACCCGAGACAGACAGCgaggatgaggaggagagagcgCGCAGACTGGCCTCTGAAAGCCAACAACAGATGCTCCGCAAGGATCTTCCTCCGCTCATCGTGATCAGAAACACACCTGCGACAGTGTGCGGACAGGAGGACAGTTTGTCGCCTGTGTCCAGACCTGAGTCAGGTCGTTTTAACACGTTACTCCAGCAGAAACTGCAGGAGAGCAATGCACGATTGTGCACTGATGTCAATCAAAGCCTGAAACAGGTGTATCAGAACGCTGCGAGGGACATAAGACAGGCCACTGCTCATCTGAACAACTCTCAGACAAGCATCATCAACGCGTCCCACAGCATTAGACTCATTCTAGAGGACCTGAAGTCAGTGTCTGAGAAGATTGACATCATTACGAGCTGTCACCTGCTGCCGGACATCACCATGCCTAACCCGGTGTCTGGACAATCTTAA
- the bloc1s3 gene encoding biogenesis of lysosome-related organelles complex 1 subunit 3 isoform X2, with the protein MDFYFKVLMLFLLLFASCLLSRDRSYDIWIVDTNTSRCAIMASNKFQIVVQGEASETDSDDEVYITSAPPVLALSSSSSSGMKVAGEAPETDSEDEEERARRLASESQQQMLRKDLPPLIVIRNTPATVCGQEDSLSPVSRPESGRFNTLLQQKLQESNARLCTDVNQSLKQVYQNAARDIRQATAHLNNSQTSIINASHSIRLILEDLKSVSEKIDIITSCHLLPDITMPNPVSGQS; encoded by the exons ATggacttttattttaaagtccTGATGCTGTTTCTGCTGCTTTTTGCTTCATGTTTGCTTTCTCGTGACAGATCTTATGACATTTGGATTGTGGATACAAACACCAGCAG GTGTGCAATAATGGCAAGCAACAAATTTCAAATTGTGGTACAGGGAGAAGCATCAGAAACTGATTCGGATGATGAAGTGTACATCACCTCTGCCCCTCCTGTCCTTGcgttatcatcatcatcatcatcagggATGAAGGTGGCAGGAGAGGCACCCGAGACAGACAGCgaggatgaggaggagagagcgCGCAGACTGGCCTCTGAAAGCCAACAACAGATGCTCCGCAAGGATCTTCCTCCGCTCATCGTGATCAGAAACACACCTGCGACAGTGTGCGGACAGGAGGACAGTTTGTCGCCTGTGTCCAGACCTGAGTCAGGTCGTTTTAACACGTTACTCCAGCAGAAACTGCAGGAGAGCAATGCACGATTGTGCACTGATGTCAATCAAAGCCTGAAACAGGTGTATCAGAACGCTGCGAGGGACATAAGACAGGCCACTGCTCATCTGAACAACTCTCAGACAAGCATCATCAACGCGTCCCACAGCATTAGACTCATTCTAGAGGACCTGAAGTCAGTGTCTGAGAAGATTGACATCATTACGAGCTGTCACCTGCTGCCGGACATCACCATGCCTAACCCGGTGTCTGGACAATCTTAA
- the bloc1s3 gene encoding biogenesis of lysosome-related organelles complex 1 subunit 3 isoform X1 — MEMTYSESQTPLFPPPYINLICLKDLRRLGESQHNTDCYVTVEIINMYAPNICICQPMFKTLHKGRTSGCAQLNHQTRCAIMASNKFQIVVQGEASETDSDDEVYITSAPPVLALSSSSSSGMKVAGEAPETDSEDEEERARRLASESQQQMLRKDLPPLIVIRNTPATVCGQEDSLSPVSRPESGRFNTLLQQKLQESNARLCTDVNQSLKQVYQNAARDIRQATAHLNNSQTSIINASHSIRLILEDLKSVSEKIDIITSCHLLPDITMPNPVSGQS; from the exons atggaaatgacatacagtgagtctcaaactccattgtttcctcctccttatataaatctcatttgtttaaaagacctccgaagattaggcgaatctcaacataacaccgattgttacgtaacagtcgagatcattaatatgtacgcccccaatatttgcatatgccagcccatgttcaagacattacacaagggcaggacgtctggatgtgcacagctgaatcatcagactag GTGTGCAATAATGGCAAGCAACAAATTTCAAATTGTGGTACAGGGAGAAGCATCAGAAACTGATTCGGATGATGAAGTGTACATCACCTCTGCCCCTCCTGTCCTTGcgttatcatcatcatcatcatcagggATGAAGGTGGCAGGAGAGGCACCCGAGACAGACAGCgaggatgaggaggagagagcgCGCAGACTGGCCTCTGAAAGCCAACAACAGATGCTCCGCAAGGATCTTCCTCCGCTCATCGTGATCAGAAACACACCTGCGACAGTGTGCGGACAGGAGGACAGTTTGTCGCCTGTGTCCAGACCTGAGTCAGGTCGTTTTAACACGTTACTCCAGCAGAAACTGCAGGAGAGCAATGCACGATTGTGCACTGATGTCAATCAAAGCCTGAAACAGGTGTATCAGAACGCTGCGAGGGACATAAGACAGGCCACTGCTCATCTGAACAACTCTCAGACAAGCATCATCAACGCGTCCCACAGCATTAGACTCATTCTAGAGGACCTGAAGTCAGTGTCTGAGAAGATTGACATCATTACGAGCTGTCACCTGCTGCCGGACATCACCATGCCTAACCCGGTGTCTGGACAATCTTAA